Proteins encoded together in one Bradyrhizobium sp. PSBB068 window:
- a CDS encoding acyl-CoA dehydrogenase family protein, translated as MDIQFTEEQELLRSSVQRMLRDQYDFDARRKIVASEEGLGRRQWDEFAELGLLAAPFSEAVGGLSGGPLSTMIIMHEFGRHLVVEPFVETVVVAGSLIERAGSEAQKQAYIADIIAGSKLWTLAWTEKGSRFDLATVTTTARRYGDDYVLTGEKTAVVAAPWADHLVVSARTSGHRHDRGGVSLFVVDRRAANLDLTSFKTIDGRRAAEISLRGVRGELLGKEGEGVAALEACRNRAIGALCAEAVGAIGELNDATLEYSKTRKQFGVTIGSFQVLQHRMVDMFIAHQEALSLMQHLSLSLSEGEAGLSRLASGAKSKIGYAGKFVADQAVQLHGGMGMTDELNVGHYFKRISSINIQFGDPAYHVLRYAQLDAAA; from the coding sequence ATGGATATACAGTTCACGGAAGAGCAGGAATTGTTGCGGTCCAGCGTGCAGCGGATGCTACGCGACCAGTATGATTTCGACGCCCGCCGCAAGATCGTTGCGAGCGAGGAGGGGCTTGGCCGCAGGCAATGGGATGAATTCGCCGAGCTCGGCCTGCTCGCCGCGCCGTTCTCGGAAGCCGTCGGCGGGCTCAGCGGCGGGCCGCTGTCGACCATGATCATCATGCACGAGTTCGGCCGGCATCTCGTGGTCGAACCGTTCGTCGAGACGGTCGTGGTGGCCGGCAGCCTGATCGAGCGGGCGGGTTCCGAGGCGCAGAAGCAGGCCTACATCGCCGATATCATTGCGGGATCGAAGCTCTGGACGCTGGCCTGGACCGAGAAGGGCTCGCGCTTCGATCTCGCGACCGTCACCACGACCGCGCGACGGTATGGCGACGACTATGTGCTCACCGGGGAGAAGACGGCGGTCGTGGCTGCGCCATGGGCGGATCATCTCGTCGTTTCTGCCCGCACCTCGGGCCATCGTCATGATCGCGGCGGCGTCAGCCTGTTCGTGGTCGATCGCCGTGCCGCCAATCTCGATCTAACCAGCTTCAAGACGATCGACGGACGCCGTGCCGCCGAGATCAGCCTGCGCGGCGTGCGTGGAGAATTGCTCGGCAAGGAAGGCGAGGGCGTCGCCGCGCTGGAAGCCTGCCGCAACCGCGCGATCGGTGCGCTCTGTGCCGAGGCGGTCGGCGCGATCGGCGAGCTGAACGACGCGACACTGGAATATTCCAAGACGCGCAAGCAGTTCGGCGTCACGATCGGCAGCTTCCAGGTGCTGCAGCACCGGATGGTCGACATGTTCATCGCGCATCAGGAGGCGCTGTCGCTGATGCAGCATCTGTCGCTCAGCCTCAGCGAGGGTGAGGCCGGCCTCTCGCGGCTGGCTTCGGGCGCCAAGTCCAAGATCGGCTATGCCGGCAAGTTCGTGGCAGATCAGGCGGTGCAACTGCACGGCGGCATGGGCATGACCGACGAGCTGAACGTCGGTCATTATTTCAAGCGGATTTCCTCCATCAACATCCAGTTCGGCGATCCCGCCTATCACGTGCTGCGCTATGCGCAGCTCGACGCGGCCGCTTAA
- a CDS encoding acyl-CoA dehydrogenase family protein, whose product MELALSPEDAAFRDEVRAFIKDNYPAEMRVANPETDLSKEQMLLWHRILHKKGWIAPLWPKEYGGPGWSITRRFIFEQETTRAGTMPPLAFSVTMVGPVIYTFGNATQKAKFLPRILSGEDWWCQGYSEPGSGSDLATVRTKAVRDGDHYIVNGHKTWTTLAQHADWIFCLVRTDPAAKPQSGISFLLIDMKSPGVTVRPIITIDGSHEVNDVFLENVRVPAENLIGEENKGWTYAKFLLGNERTSMAGIGRSTRYLNLLKTIVKAEIPEDDPAHLEFIRDIARVELDVLALEATELRVVAQMARGIDPGPAASLFKIRGTEIFQNITELTHRAIGNYGLAIREHPVSANHFMPGPDYGHTASEKYLNSRKLSIYGGSNEIQRNIIAKAVLGL is encoded by the coding sequence ATGGAGCTCGCGCTATCCCCTGAAGATGCGGCGTTTCGCGACGAGGTTCGCGCCTTCATCAAGGACAATTATCCGGCGGAGATGCGCGTCGCCAATCCGGAGACCGATCTCTCCAAGGAGCAGATGTTGTTGTGGCATCGCATCCTGCACAAGAAGGGCTGGATCGCGCCGCTCTGGCCGAAGGAATATGGCGGGCCGGGTTGGTCGATCACCCGCCGTTTCATCTTCGAGCAGGAGACGACACGCGCCGGCACCATGCCGCCGCTGGCATTCAGCGTCACCATGGTCGGCCCGGTCATCTACACTTTCGGCAATGCGACGCAGAAGGCGAAGTTCCTGCCGCGGATTCTCTCCGGCGAGGACTGGTGGTGCCAGGGCTATTCGGAGCCGGGCTCCGGCTCCGATCTCGCCACCGTTCGCACCAAAGCGGTGCGCGATGGCGACCACTACATCGTCAACGGCCACAAGACCTGGACCACGCTGGCGCAGCACGCCGACTGGATCTTCTGCCTGGTCCGGACCGATCCCGCCGCCAAGCCGCAATCCGGCATCTCGTTCCTGCTGATCGACATGAAATCGCCGGGCGTCACCGTGCGTCCGATCATCACCATCGACGGCTCGCACGAGGTCAACGACGTTTTCCTGGAGAACGTCCGGGTCCCCGCCGAGAACCTGATCGGCGAGGAGAATAAGGGCTGGACCTACGCCAAGTTCCTGCTCGGCAATGAGCGCACCAGCATGGCCGGCATCGGCCGCTCGACGCGGTATCTCAACCTGCTGAAGACAATCGTGAAGGCCGAGATCCCGGAAGACGATCCGGCGCATCTGGAATTCATCCGGGACATCGCCCGCGTCGAGCTCGACGTGCTGGCGCTCGAGGCGACCGAGCTTCGCGTCGTCGCCCAGATGGCCCGCGGCATCGATCCGGGGCCTGCGGCCTCGCTGTTCAAGATCCGCGGCACCGAGATCTTCCAGAATATCACCGAGCTCACGCATCGGGCGATCGGCAATTACGGGCTTGCGATCCGCGAGCATCCGGTCAGCGCCAATCACTTCATGCCAGGCCCGGACTACGGCCATACGGCGTCGGAGAAATATCTCAACTCGCGCAAGCTTTCGATCTACGGCGGATCGAACGAGATCCAGCGCAACATCATCGCCAAGGCGGTGCTTGGTCTCTAG
- a CDS encoding SDR family oxidoreductase, with protein sequence MQKRNKTVAVIGAGDFIGGEIAKKFASEGFTIFAGRRNGDKLAPLVKEIEAAGGEIHARSLDARKEEEITAFLNDADKHAPLEVCIFNIGANVNFPILETTERVFRKVWEMACYSGFLAGREAARLMTARGEGNIFFTGATASLRGSSGYAAFASAKFGLRAVAQAMARELGPKNIHVAHLIIDSGVDTEWVRQRRIEALGPNALDNPDLLMPPASVAASYWQLYQQPKSAWTFELEIRPFGEKW encoded by the coding sequence ATGCAGAAGAGAAACAAGACGGTTGCCGTCATTGGTGCCGGTGATTTCATCGGCGGCGAGATCGCCAAGAAGTTCGCTTCCGAGGGCTTCACGATCTTCGCCGGCCGCCGCAACGGCGACAAGCTCGCGCCGCTGGTCAAGGAGATCGAGGCGGCCGGCGGCGAGATCCATGCGCGCTCGCTCGATGCGCGCAAGGAGGAAGAGATCACCGCCTTCCTCAACGACGCCGACAAGCATGCGCCGCTCGAGGTCTGCATCTTCAACATCGGCGCCAACGTCAATTTCCCGATCCTCGAGACCACGGAGCGCGTGTTCCGCAAGGTTTGGGAAATGGCCTGCTACTCTGGCTTCCTGGCCGGGCGCGAGGCGGCGCGGCTGATGACGGCGCGCGGCGAGGGCAACATCTTTTTCACCGGCGCCACCGCCTCGCTGCGCGGGAGCAGCGGCTATGCCGCCTTTGCCAGCGCCAAGTTCGGCCTGCGTGCGGTGGCGCAGGCGATGGCGCGCGAGCTCGGACCGAAGAACATCCATGTCGCGCATCTGATCATCGATTCCGGCGTCGATACCGAATGGGTGCGGCAGCGCCGCATCGAGGCGCTCGGTCCGAACGCGCTCGACAATCCCGATCTGCTGATGCCGCCGGCCTCGGTCGCCGCGTCATATTGGCAGCTCTACCAGCAGCCGAAGAGCGCCTGGACCTTCGAACTCGAAATCCGGCCCTTCGGCGAGAAGTGGTAA
- a CDS encoding AMP-binding protein, whose product MEGLPNRIHEVIDYHVAATPDHPALIDDSTRLTYRELDGAVSRVADALQALGIRPGDRMMIVSENSIPLACLLLAASRLDVWSIVVNPRLSPRELDQIRDHSGARRVLLTAEVSQEAAAHAARYEAVVQDVGPLHGVAVTSLNLATIAEPVEADGADQVAVLIYTSGTTGTPKGVMLTHRNLLFSARGTAGFRKMTADDVQYCVLPISHIVGISLLTMTLMVGATVRLVAKYDPAALVKAMTEEGITILNGVPATYQRLLEYRRNAGLPKLDRGRLRVISVAGAPLDLELKTRVEQELGLPLLNGYGITECSPGISGVRPDNPRSDHAVGAVMPGLEAKLVDRDLKPVADGEVGELHVRGPNVMRGYYRAPDLTAKAIDPDGWFNTGDLARFQDGVLYIVGRTKEMIIRSGFNVYPAEIEAVLSTHDAVVQCAVVGRPVEGNEEVVAFVQLIKGSTATVADLMAHVAPQLTSYKRPSEIILMDALPATSTGKLLKHKLAESLRS is encoded by the coding sequence GTGGAAGGCCTGCCGAACCGGATCCATGAGGTGATCGATTATCACGTCGCGGCGACGCCGGATCACCCGGCGCTGATCGACGACAGTACGCGCCTGACCTATCGCGAGCTCGATGGGGCAGTCAGTCGCGTCGCCGACGCCTTGCAGGCGCTGGGTATCCGCCCCGGCGACCGCATGATGATCGTGAGCGAGAATTCGATCCCGCTCGCCTGCCTGCTGCTGGCGGCGAGCCGGCTCGATGTCTGGTCGATCGTGGTCAATCCCCGACTGTCGCCCCGTGAGCTCGACCAGATCAGGGATCACAGCGGCGCCCGCCGCGTGTTGCTGACCGCCGAGGTGTCGCAGGAAGCTGCCGCCCATGCCGCGCGCTATGAGGCTGTCGTGCAGGATGTCGGCCCGCTCCACGGCGTCGCCGTCACCAGCTTGAACCTGGCAACGATTGCCGAGCCGGTCGAGGCCGATGGCGCCGACCAGGTCGCGGTCCTCATCTATACGTCCGGCACCACGGGCACGCCAAAAGGCGTGATGCTGACGCACCGCAATCTCCTGTTCAGCGCCCGGGGCACCGCGGGCTTCCGCAAGATGACGGCCGATGACGTGCAGTATTGCGTGCTGCCGATCTCGCATATCGTCGGCATCTCGCTGCTGACGATGACCTTGATGGTCGGCGCCACCGTGCGCCTGGTCGCCAAATACGATCCGGCGGCGCTGGTCAAGGCGATGACTGAAGAGGGCATCACGATCCTGAATGGCGTGCCAGCGACCTATCAGCGCCTGCTCGAATATCGCCGCAACGCGGGTCTGCCGAAGCTCGATCGCGGCCGGTTGCGCGTGATCTCGGTGGCCGGCGCGCCGCTCGACCTCGAGCTCAAGACCCGGGTCGAGCAGGAGCTCGGCCTGCCGTTGCTCAACGGCTATGGCATCACCGAATGCTCGCCCGGCATCTCCGGCGTCCGGCCCGACAATCCGCGCTCCGACCACGCCGTCGGCGCAGTCATGCCGGGCCTCGAAGCAAAGCTGGTCGACCGCGATCTCAAGCCGGTCGCTGACGGGGAGGTCGGCGAGCTCCACGTCCGCGGACCGAACGTGATGCGTGGCTATTACCGTGCGCCCGATCTGACCGCCAAGGCGATCGACCCCGACGGCTGGTTCAATACCGGCGATCTGGCCCGCTTCCAGGATGGCGTCCTCTACATCGTCGGGCGCACCAAGGAGATGATCATCCGTTCCGGGTTCAACGTCTATCCGGCCGAGATCGAGGCGGTGCTGAGCACGCATGACGCTGTTGTGCAGTGCGCCGTGGTCGGCCGGCCGGTCGAGGGCAATGAGGAGGTCGTCGCCTTCGTGCAGCTGATCAAGGGCTCGACGGCAACTGTGGCGGACCTGATGGCCCATGTTGCCCCGCAACTCACCTCGTACAAGCGCCCGTCGGAGATTATCCTGATGGACGCGCTGCCCGCGACATCGACGGGCAAGCTGTTGAAGCACAAGCTGGCGGAATCGCTGCGCAGCTGA
- a CDS encoding 2-hydroxychromene-2-carboxylate isomerase, whose protein sequence is MAAPLKVEFHFDFGSPNAYLAELALPGIEKRTGVKFDYVPVLLGGVYKATGNMSPGESLRGIKNKPEYNALETERFLRRHNITTFKSNPFFPVNTLMLMRGVVAADFEGLFEPYFRAAYHHMWSEPKKMDDPQVFREAFLSSGLDIDRIIARAQQDEVKKKLIENTSNAVARGSFGSPTFFVGDEIFFGKDRLREVEDEIVAQLAAGRRRTA, encoded by the coding sequence ATGGCTGCTCCGCTCAAGGTCGAATTCCACTTCGATTTCGGAAGTCCGAACGCCTATCTCGCCGAGCTTGCGCTGCCTGGGATCGAGAAGCGCACCGGCGTCAAGTTCGACTATGTCCCGGTGCTGCTCGGCGGCGTCTACAAGGCGACCGGCAACATGTCGCCCGGCGAGTCCCTGCGCGGCATCAAGAACAAGCCCGAATACAACGCGCTCGAAACCGAGCGCTTCCTGCGCCGCCACAACATCACGACGTTCAAGTCGAACCCGTTCTTCCCGGTCAACACGCTGATGCTGATGCGCGGCGTCGTCGCCGCCGATTTCGAGGGCCTGTTCGAGCCTTATTTCCGCGCTGCCTATCACCACATGTGGTCCGAGCCCAAGAAGATGGACGATCCGCAGGTGTTCCGCGAAGCGTTCCTGTCCTCGGGCCTCGACATCGATCGCATCATCGCCCGCGCGCAGCAGGACGAGGTGAAGAAGAAGCTGATCGAGAACACCAGCAATGCCGTGGCTCGCGGCTCGTTCGGGTCACCGACCTTCTTTGTCGGCGACGAGATATTCTTCGGCAAGGACCGTTTGCGCGAGGTCGAGGACGAGATCGTGGCGCAGCTGGCTGCCGGGCGGCGCAGGACCGCCTGA
- a CDS encoding helix-turn-helix transcriptional regulator — MKWDALEEEPCSLARTVAVIGDRWSLLILRECFLRIRRFDDFQASLGITRHLLADRLKKLVRFGVLRKIPYSEAPKRYEYILTQKGLDLYPIIMSIVHWGNVHMVDARGRPMLHEHKSCKKMFDPVMVCSECGEPLSAKSVHVHPGPGARRSSPVHARAQERAKRGAEST; from the coding sequence ATGAAATGGGATGCACTCGAGGAGGAGCCATGCTCGCTTGCCCGCACGGTCGCCGTGATCGGCGACCGCTGGAGCCTGCTGATCCTGCGCGAATGTTTCCTGCGCATCCGCAGGTTCGATGACTTCCAGGCCTCGCTCGGGATCACCCGGCATCTGCTCGCCGACCGGCTGAAGAAGCTGGTGCGGTTCGGCGTGCTGCGCAAGATTCCCTATTCCGAGGCGCCGAAGCGCTACGAGTACATCCTGACGCAGAAGGGGCTCGATCTCTATCCGATCATCATGTCGATCGTGCACTGGGGCAACGTCCACATGGTCGACGCGCGCGGCCGGCCGATGCTGCACGAACACAAGAGCTGCAAGAAGATGTTCGATCCGGTCATGGTCTGCTCGGAATGCGGCGAGCCGCTGAGCGCGAAGAGCGTCCATGTGCATCCGGGCCCCGGCGCGCGGCGGTCGTCACCGGTGCATGCGAGGGCGCAGGAGCGCGCCAAGCGAGGCGCTGAATCGACTTAA
- a CDS encoding alpha/beta hydrolase, which produces MHMKTLSYLVVAATVAFGASNALAQSAAEPAYGPELQGFDYPYPVEHYRFSSQGQELDMAYLDVKPSTPNGQTAVLLHGKNFCAATWDGTIKALSGAGYRVIAPDQIGFCKSSKPERYQFTFQQLASNSRALLASLGIEHSIMVGHSTGGMLAIRYALMYPDATDRLVLVDPIGLEDWKVKGVPWLSLDGWMQRETRVTADSIRAYERATYYADTWDPSYEVWVQMLAGMYRGEGRAAVASSSARLYDMIATQPVFYEFERIAPPTLLVIGDKDTTAIAKDTAPPEIRKTLGNYPVLGKEAAKRIPHIQLIEFPDLGHSPQIQAPARFHAALLGWLQHPETGATLVK; this is translated from the coding sequence ATGCACATGAAAACCCTGTCTTATCTTGTCGTCGCCGCGACCGTCGCGTTCGGTGCCTCGAACGCGCTGGCGCAGTCGGCCGCCGAGCCGGCCTACGGACCGGAACTGCAGGGTTTCGACTATCCCTATCCGGTCGAGCATTATCGTTTCAGCTCGCAGGGGCAGGAGCTCGACATGGCCTATCTCGACGTCAAGCCTTCGACGCCGAACGGCCAGACCGCGGTGCTGCTGCACGGCAAGAATTTCTGCGCCGCGACCTGGGACGGCACCATCAAGGCGCTCAGCGGCGCCGGCTATCGCGTGATCGCGCCGGACCAGATCGGCTTCTGCAAATCCAGTAAGCCGGAACGCTACCAGTTCACCTTCCAGCAACTCGCCAGCAACAGCCGCGCGCTGCTCGCCTCGCTCGGGATCGAGCATTCGATCATGGTCGGCCACTCGACCGGCGGCATGCTCGCGATCCGCTACGCGCTGATGTATCCGGACGCCACCGACCGCCTGGTGCTGGTCGATCCGATCGGCCTCGAAGACTGGAAGGTCAAGGGCGTGCCGTGGCTCAGCCTCGACGGCTGGATGCAGCGCGAGACCCGCGTCACCGCCGACAGCATCCGCGCCTATGAGCGCGCGACCTACTATGCCGACACCTGGGATCCGTCCTACGAGGTGTGGGTGCAGATGCTGGCGGGCATGTATCGCGGCGAGGGCCGCGCCGCCGTGGCGTCGAGCTCGGCGCGGCTCTACGACATGATTGCGACCCAGCCGGTGTTCTACGAATTCGAGCGGATCGCGCCGCCGACGCTGCTCGTGATCGGCGACAAGGACACCACAGCGATCGCCAAGGACACCGCGCCGCCGGAGATCCGCAAGACGCTCGGCAATTATCCGGTGCTCGGCAAGGAAGCCGCGAAGCGGATCCCGCATATCCAGCTGATCGAATTCCCGGATCTCGGCCATTCGCCGCAGATCCAGGCGCCCGCGCGCTTCCACGCGGCGCTGCTCGGCTGGCTGCAGCATCCGGAGACCGGCGCGACGCTGGTCAAGTAA
- a CDS encoding molybdopterin guanine dinucleotide-containing S/N-oxide reductase — MSETIGHPDPGLDLSDGFKPHTSHWGVFSARLGQAGLEVRPYAGDPDPNGIINNFPGALRHQARIARPAIRRGWLERGPGPDDRRGRDEFVPVSWEKALDLLGGELGRVRDTIGPGAVFGGSYGWSSAGRFHHAQSQVHRFLNIAMGGYVRSVNSYSSGASSVLLPQILTGYEDITKRNVTWEQIADKTDIVLAFGGMALKNSMVAGGSISKHVERGAMQAAHRRGCEFVLVSPLRDDLPVEAGAEWLTATPGTDTALMLGIVHTLVSEGLHDQAFLDRYTEGWPVFLRYLTGETDGVSKSADWAASICGIDAGTIRTLARRLAGRRALITVSHSLQRAEHGEQPVWMGMVLAAALGQIGLPGGGYAYSLGAIGYYGRRVNAVPGPTLGQGRNGVADFIPVARIADMLLNPGTTYRYNGETRTYPDIRLVYWAGGNPFHHHQDLNRLRKAFARLDTLVVHELAWTATARHADIVLPATMTLEREDIGYSTNDPLMVAMHRIAEPFGLARDDYDIFADLAERLGAREPFTEGRTSREWLQHLYEPTRKALAARGLEAPGFDEFWARGSLVVPQHLDDGGALRRFREDPVARPLPTPSGRIEIFSQKIAGHGDADCPGHPVWLAKTDTPTPDTPCFLVANQPVTRLHSQLDFGGHSVEAKHRGREVARMNPRDAAARGIADGDIIRIFNARGACLAAVHVTDGIAPGVVQLPTGAWYDPMDPEDEAPLCVHGNPNVLTRDIGTSSFAQGCTGQLTTVQVERFNGNLPPIRAFDPA, encoded by the coding sequence ATGAGCGAGACCATTGGCCACCCCGATCCCGGCCTCGATCTGTCCGATGGTTTCAAGCCGCACACCTCGCATTGGGGCGTGTTCTCGGCGCGGCTCGGCCAAGCCGGCCTCGAAGTCCGGCCCTATGCCGGAGATCCCGATCCGAACGGCATCATCAACAACTTCCCCGGCGCGCTGCGCCACCAGGCGCGCATCGCGAGGCCCGCGATCCGCCGTGGCTGGCTGGAGCGCGGCCCCGGGCCCGACGACCGCCGCGGCCGCGACGAATTCGTCCCGGTCAGCTGGGAGAAGGCGCTCGATCTGCTCGGCGGTGAGCTCGGGCGCGTTCGCGACACGATCGGCCCCGGCGCGGTGTTCGGCGGCTCCTATGGCTGGTCGAGCGCGGGCCGCTTCCATCACGCGCAGAGCCAGGTGCATCGCTTCCTCAACATCGCGATGGGCGGCTATGTCCGGTCGGTGAACTCCTATTCCTCCGGCGCGTCCTCGGTGCTGCTGCCGCAGATTTTGACCGGCTACGAGGACATCACCAAGCGCAACGTCACCTGGGAGCAGATCGCTGATAAGACCGACATCGTGCTGGCGTTCGGCGGCATGGCGCTGAAGAACTCGATGGTGGCCGGCGGCTCGATCAGCAAGCATGTCGAGCGCGGCGCGATGCAGGCCGCGCACCGCCGCGGCTGCGAGTTCGTGCTGGTCAGCCCGCTGCGTGACGATCTCCCGGTCGAGGCCGGCGCCGAATGGCTGACCGCGACACCGGGCACCGACACCGCGCTGATGCTCGGCATCGTCCACACTTTGGTCAGCGAAGGCCTGCACGACCAGGCCTTCCTCGATCGCTACACCGAGGGCTGGCCGGTGTTTTTGCGCTATCTCACAGGCGAGACCGACGGCGTGTCGAAGAGCGCCGATTGGGCCGCGTCGATCTGCGGCATCGACGCCGGCACGATCAGGACGCTGGCGCGGCGGCTTGCCGGGCGGCGCGCGCTGATCACCGTCTCGCATTCGCTGCAGCGCGCCGAGCATGGCGAGCAGCCGGTGTGGATGGGCATGGTGCTGGCGGCGGCGCTCGGCCAGATCGGCCTGCCCGGCGGCGGCTACGCCTATTCGCTCGGCGCGATCGGCTATTACGGGCGCCGCGTCAACGCCGTGCCCGGACCGACGCTCGGCCAGGGCCGCAACGGCGTCGCCGACTTCATTCCGGTGGCGCGCATCGCCGACATGCTGCTCAATCCCGGCACGACCTATCGCTACAATGGCGAGACGCGGACCTATCCGGATATCCGCCTGGTCTACTGGGCCGGCGGCAATCCGTTCCATCACCACCAGGACCTCAATCGCCTGCGCAAGGCGTTTGCGCGGCTCGATACGCTCGTGGTGCACGAGCTCGCCTGGACCGCGACCGCGCGCCACGCCGACATCGTGCTGCCCGCGACCATGACGCTGGAGCGCGAGGACATCGGCTATTCCACCAACGATCCCCTGATGGTCGCGATGCACCGGATCGCCGAGCCGTTCGGCCTCGCCCGCGACGACTACGACATCTTCGCAGATCTCGCCGAGCGGCTCGGGGCCCGCGAGCCCTTCACCGAGGGGCGCACTTCGCGCGAATGGCTGCAACATCTCTACGAGCCGACCCGCAAGGCGCTCGCCGCGCGCGGGCTGGAGGCGCCCGGCTTCGATGAGTTCTGGGCGCGCGGCAGTCTGGTCGTGCCGCAGCATCTCGACGATGGCGGCGCGCTGCGCCGCTTCCGCGAGGACCCGGTCGCGCGTCCGCTGCCGACACCGAGCGGCCGCATCGAGATCTTCTCGCAGAAGATCGCCGGTCATGGCGATGCGGATTGCCCGGGCCATCCGGTCTGGCTCGCGAAGACGGACACGCCGACACCTGATACGCCGTGCTTCCTGGTCGCCAACCAGCCGGTGACGCGGCTGCACAGCCAGCTCGATTTCGGCGGCCATTCGGTTGAGGCCAAGCATCGCGGCCGCGAGGTCGCGCGCATGAATCCGCGCGACGCTGCGGCGCGCGGGATCGCCGACGGCGACATCATCCGCATCTTCAACGCGCGCGGCGCCTGCCTTGCCGCGGTGCATGTCACCGACGGCATCGCCCCCGGCGTGGTGCAACTGCCGACCGGCGCCTGGTACGATCCGATGGACCCCGAGGACGAGGCGCCGCTCTGCGTTCACGGCAATCCCAACGTGCTGACGCGCGATATCGGCACGTCCTCCTTCGCGCAGGGCTGCACCGGGCAGCTGACGACGGTTCAGGTCGAGCGCTTCAACGGCAATCTGCCGCCGATCCGGGCGTTCGATCCGGCGTAA
- a CDS encoding PilZ domain-containing protein — MVVLPDRRKSARNPSLDDALIRFDDLSLCCTVRDITEDGAAVWADQNFELPDQFTLIIPPSKTWLCHVIWRKGGWIGVKFHTE, encoded by the coding sequence ATGGTTGTCCTTCCCGACAGACGAAAGTCTGCGCGCAATCCGTCTTTGGATGATGCCCTCATCAGGTTTGACGACCTGTCGCTGTGCTGTACCGTGCGGGACATCACGGAGGATGGCGCCGCTGTGTGGGCAGACCAGAATTTCGAACTGCCCGATCAGTTCACCCTCATCATTCCGCCGAGCAAGACCTGGTTGTGCCATGTGATTTGGCGCAAAGGCGGATGGATCGGCGTCAAGTTCCACACTGAGTGA